A genomic stretch from Deltaproteobacteria bacterium HGW-Deltaproteobacteria-18 includes:
- a CDS encoding glycosyltransferase family 2 protein has product MNALFWFSLLTLAYAFAGYPLLVAFFGHRRLVVPLGGEPPSISVLLSVYNEERVITAKIRNFLELDYPQDRIELLVVSDGSDDATGFLVEQFSSARVRLLRQSGRGGKTRAINRAATEATGDILVFTDANSMFRPDSMRKLAAPFTREDVGLVGGRSVYADMDGCETPGGLYRRYEEWIKSGESGLFSIVGADGAIYALRKELFEPLRPEYINDFLHPIQVVLRGKRAISEPSAVVVEAGEENGGAELRRQTRIMAQSWLLCLRFSGDLLQAGRFGFLWQLVSHKVLRWLTLPFLAVLVASAIAGGGNGVFQLLVLSGLAGLALLAWAGFRGRKGISHAAWMFLILHWAALLGLFRLAQGERFVTWNPRGK; this is encoded by the coding sequence ATGAACGCGCTGTTCTGGTTCTCCTTGCTGACCCTTGCGTACGCCTTTGCCGGATACCCGTTGCTTGTCGCATTCTTTGGCCACAGGCGCTTGGTCGTACCACTTGGAGGCGAACCTCCGAGCATCAGTGTGCTGCTTTCGGTCTATAACGAAGAGCGTGTCATCACGGCCAAGATCCGCAATTTTCTGGAACTCGACTATCCGCAGGACCGCATCGAGCTTCTGGTGGTCTCCGATGGAAGCGACGACGCCACCGGATTCCTGGTGGAACAGTTCTCCTCCGCGCGGGTCCGTCTGTTGCGGCAGTCCGGGCGTGGGGGCAAGACCCGGGCCATCAACAGGGCCGCCACCGAGGCCACCGGAGATATTCTGGTTTTCACCGACGCGAATTCCATGTTCCGTCCGGACAGCATGCGCAAGCTGGCTGCGCCCTTTACTCGTGAAGATGTCGGCTTGGTCGGTGGGCGCAGCGTGTATGCGGACATGGACGGGTGCGAGACTCCGGGGGGGCTGTACCGACGATACGAGGAGTGGATCAAGAGCGGCGAGAGCGGACTTTTTTCCATCGTTGGCGCCGACGGCGCGATCTACGCCTTGCGCAAGGAGCTGTTTGAACCCCTGCGCCCGGAATACATCAATGACTTCCTGCATCCCATCCAGGTCGTCCTGCGTGGCAAGCGGGCCATAAGCGAGCCTTCGGCCGTGGTGGTCGAGGCGGGGGAAGAAAACGGCGGGGCGGAGCTCAGACGGCAGACACGCATCATGGCCCAGTCCTGGCTGCTTTGCCTGCGCTTCAGCGGCGATCTTTTGCAGGCTGGGCGATTCGGATTTCTGTGGCAGCTCGTCTCGCACAAGGTTTTGCGCTGGCTGACCCTGCCGTTTCTGGCTGTGCTGGTTGCGAGTGCCATCGCGGGTGGGGGAAACGGGGTTTTTCAGCTTCTCGTCCTGTCCGGCCTGGCAGGCCTGGCCCTGCTGGCATGGGCGGGATTCCGGGGACGGAAGGGCATTTCACACGCAGCGTGGATGTTTCTCATCCTGCATTGGGCCGCGTTGCTGGGACTTTTTCGGCTTGCCCAGGGCGAGAGATTCGTGACCTGGAACCCGAGGGGGAAGTAA